The genomic DNA GATAAGTCCTGCTTAATTGCCTGTTTCTGGTCAGGGATGTATAAGATGGCTGTTTTGCCGTTGATATAGATATTCTGTTTTGCCGGTCTTGAATAGTCCCATCGTATCATCTTAGGTTTTTTGATATAAAGCTTCCCTTCAAATACCTTTTCACCGAATCCCTTAATGGAACTGCGTTGAGTAAAACTGATAGTAAAGTCTTTTATACTACTATAGGTTGATTGAAGTTTGCTTATTACTTCGTTCGAAAGGGGCCTTTGCTCACCCCCACCCTGACCCTCCCCCCTCAAGGGGGAGGGAATTTCAGTTGTTGATTGAGAGTGGATAGAAGTGGCATTATTGCCTTGCTGATATTCTTCTGCATAAGCTATCTCAGATATAAGGCTTATAACAATAAGAAGGCTAAATATAGCAGCTATCAGCAAGGTTTTTCTTACTTCTAACTTCTTGCTTCTTGCTTCTTGCTTCTGACTTCTTACTTCTAACATCTTGCTTCTAACTTCAAC from Nitrospirota bacterium includes the following:
- a CDS encoding outer membrane lipoprotein carrier protein LolA, yielding MFEKVEVRSKMLEVRSQKQEARSKKLEVRKTLLIAAIFSLLIVISLISEIAYAEEYQQGNNATSIHSQSTTEIPSPLRGEGQGGGEQRPLSNEVISKLQSTYSSIKDFTISFTQRSSIKGFGEKVFEGKLYIKKPKMIRWDYSRPAKQNIYINGKTAILYIPDQKQAIKQDLSRNPDAEPALGLLSNIEKWQDIFTINVAPSPAVGEGATFIPPPLPGGGKGEGDRIRMVLTPKNMATVEKVLVEIDKESYLINKLTIFEKAGNKVSFNFSNIKTNNNLKDKLFDFTIPKGVEVLEY